In a genomic window of Halorussus salilacus:
- a CDS encoding ABC transporter substrate-binding protein: protein MSEKSNMSRRRFLEATGGAASAVALTGTAVGQDTTTESGQDTTTEGGQDTTQEGGGDGDSELNLINSTMTTLDPIEATDTASGTVIQQVFDALMNYPDGAIEVETQLADDYEVSDDFTQYTFQLKEGATYHNGEEVTAQDFVYAWERLAASENSSRAYFVLDSIGIAHETTTETTEEGEEEESYEPGTLAVEASDDYTLEMELEEPFHATLPMLAYTSFAAVPEGLVDDIEGYDGEMSQDEFASESPVGAGPFEFENWATNDEASVTRFDDYHGSVANVQRVHWNIVEDANARWTYVTNQNADVFQIPTQFYDPNLLSVENTDDQGRETGTYGPVERANDETLNYQGVPTINAFYIGFNTDTVEKPARQAAAYAMNQQDVLDQIFKGRGEPSYHFTPPTIYPGGPEEYQSHAEENYPYGYNETQLDQARQVMEEAGYGQNERYSFTMTVYESSDTWEDVAVLLRDQLASAHIDMAVESAPFSTLLERGRNGNLGAYSLGWVMDWPAPDNFLQLLNPPQTDTSQAAPISYFNWSDTDAASSAEEAWATIEENRAPTDEDEQARGEAYVQMEEANWEDIALLPTYHELDQRFSYESVDISAFGAAGTSRQMYNEVSLN from the coding sequence ATGTCAGAGAAATCCAACATGTCTCGCCGTCGCTTCCTCGAAGCGACTGGCGGGGCGGCATCGGCTGTAGCGCTCACGGGTACCGCGGTCGGTCAGGACACCACCACCGAAAGCGGTCAGGATACCACCACCGAAGGGGGACAGGACACCACCCAAGAGGGGGGTGGGGACGGAGACAGCGAGCTCAACCTCATCAACTCGACGATGACCACGCTCGACCCCATCGAGGCGACCGACACCGCCTCCGGGACGGTCATCCAACAGGTGTTCGACGCCCTGATGAACTATCCGGACGGGGCCATCGAGGTCGAGACCCAGCTCGCAGACGACTACGAGGTGTCCGACGACTTCACGCAGTACACCTTCCAGCTCAAGGAGGGCGCGACGTACCACAACGGCGAGGAGGTCACCGCGCAGGACTTCGTGTACGCGTGGGAACGACTCGCGGCCTCAGAGAACTCCAGTCGCGCGTACTTCGTGCTCGACTCCATCGGTATCGCCCACGAGACGACCACCGAGACCACCGAGGAGGGCGAAGAAGAGGAGTCCTACGAGCCCGGGACCCTCGCGGTCGAGGCCAGCGACGATTACACCCTCGAAATGGAACTCGAAGAGCCGTTCCACGCCACGCTCCCGATGCTGGCGTACACGTCGTTCGCCGCGGTTCCGGAGGGACTCGTCGACGACATCGAGGGCTACGACGGGGAGATGTCTCAGGACGAGTTCGCCAGCGAGAGCCCGGTCGGGGCCGGACCGTTCGAGTTCGAGAACTGGGCGACCAACGACGAGGCGTCGGTCACGCGCTTCGACGACTACCACGGTAGCGTGGCGAACGTCCAGCGGGTCCACTGGAACATCGTCGAGGACGCCAACGCCCGGTGGACGTACGTGACCAACCAGAACGCCGACGTCTTCCAGATTCCGACCCAGTTCTACGACCCGAACCTTCTCAGCGTCGAGAACACCGACGACCAGGGTCGGGAGACCGGCACCTACGGTCCGGTCGAGCGCGCGAACGACGAGACGCTCAACTATCAGGGCGTCCCGACCATCAACGCCTTCTACATCGGCTTCAACACCGACACGGTCGAGAAACCGGCGCGGCAGGCCGCGGCGTACGCGATGAACCAGCAGGACGTTCTCGACCAAATTTTCAAGGGCCGGGGAGAACCGTCCTATCACTTCACGCCGCCGACCATCTACCCCGGGGGCCCGGAGGAGTACCAGAGCCACGCCGAGGAGAACTACCCCTACGGCTACAACGAGACCCAGCTCGACCAGGCCCGGCAGGTCATGGAGGAGGCCGGATACGGCCAGAACGAGCGCTACTCGTTCACCATGACGGTCTACGAGTCCTCGGACACCTGGGAGGACGTCGCCGTCCTCCTGCGCGACCAGCTCGCGAGCGCCCACATCGACATGGCGGTCGAGAGCGCGCCGTTCTCGACCCTGCTGGAACGCGGTCGCAACGGTAATCTCGGAGCCTACTCGCTCGGATGGGTCATGGACTGGCCCGCACCCGACAACTTCCTCCAGTTGCTCAATCCGCCCCAGACCGACACGTCCCAGGCGGCGCCCATCTCCTACTTCAACTGGAGCGACACCGACGCGGCCAGCTCCGCCGAGGAGGCGTGGGCGACCATCGAGGAGAACCGCGCGCCGACCGACGAGGACGAGCAGGCCCGCGGCGAGGCCTACGTCCAGATGGAGGAGGCCAACTGGGAGGACATCGCGCTCCTGCCGACCTACCACGAACTCGACCAGCGGTTCAGCTACGAGTCGGTCGACATCTCCGCGTTCGGTGCGGCCGGGACGAGTCGACAGATGTACAACGAAGTCAGTCTGAACTGA
- a CDS encoding helix-turn-helix transcriptional regulator, whose amino-acid sequence MSPDSAAMQKCLRNRSHFLRRLRRPHEKCELARELRESRSTIDRAVRELESAGFVDRTEDGYRTTLAGKLALEDRERHAARLDGIARFREALAGLAPDAPLDAALFEDAEVSLPESYSPHEPVETLASFLAEASHVRLFASAVVSRYVDLYRERVEAGMTADLVFAEEVFEWLLARRKEDVSALLGTSGVSVSRTPLDRSFSLVLIDRADRGECADPADSADSAARGTRTTSAADAGSVDPASAADRSDRAVGVMLYDDGSILGFVRTDSREAVAWADDLFERVASEAARVGRSPDARDGGVAES is encoded by the coding sequence ATGTCCCCCGATTCCGCCGCGATGCAGAAGTGTCTCCGGAACCGAAGCCACTTCCTGCGTCGACTGCGCCGCCCCCACGAGAAGTGCGAACTGGCCCGCGAACTCCGGGAGTCGCGGTCCACCATCGACCGCGCGGTCCGGGAACTCGAGTCTGCCGGGTTCGTCGACCGGACCGAGGACGGCTACCGGACGACGCTCGCGGGGAAACTCGCGCTCGAAGACCGCGAGCGCCACGCCGCTCGTCTCGACGGAATCGCCCGATTCCGGGAGGCGCTCGCCGGGCTCGCGCCCGACGCGCCGCTCGACGCCGCCCTCTTCGAGGACGCCGAGGTGTCGCTACCCGAGTCGTACTCCCCCCACGAACCCGTCGAGACGCTGGCGTCGTTCCTCGCGGAGGCGTCTCACGTCCGGCTGTTCGCGTCGGCCGTCGTCTCGCGCTACGTCGACCTCTACCGCGAGCGCGTCGAGGCGGGGATGACCGCCGACCTCGTCTTCGCCGAGGAGGTGTTCGAGTGGTTGCTGGCCCGTCGCAAGGAGGACGTGTCGGCGCTGCTCGGAACGTCCGGGGTCTCGGTCTCGCGAACGCCGCTCGACCGGTCGTTCAGCCTCGTGCTGATCGACCGCGCCGACCGCGGTGAGTGCGCCGACCCCGCCGACTCCGCCGACTCCGCCGCCCGAGGTACTCGCACGACTTCGGCCGCCGACGCCGGGTCGGTCGACCCGGCGTCGGCGGCCGACCGCTCGGACCGAGCGGTCGGGGTGATGCTCTACGACGACGGCTCCATCCTCGGGTTCGTCCGGACCGACTCCCGCGAGGCGGTCGCGTGGGCCGACGACCTGTTCGAGCGCGTCGCGTCGGAGGCCGCGCGCGTCGGGCGTTCGCCCGACGCGCGCGACGGCGGAGTCGCCGAATCTTGA